The genomic interval CGCTGTTCAGGTTGCGGAGCACAACGTGAGAGGTAATGCCGGGCAAACAATAGGTGGTGAGCCGCATATTCTGCGTATTCATGGCCAGCAGCTCTCCCGCTTCAAAGTTCATCCAGATGGTATTGCCGTCTTTGTACACCGCGCTGGCTGCTATTCCCCGTTGCAACATGGGCTTAGGGTACAATATCACCTTCTTCTTGGCATAAGTGGAATCGTCCAGCACATAAAGCCCTTTCGCCGGGCGCCATACCCATAGATTATGATGTACGGAATCTTCCCCCAGTATCCTGAATTTATGACCGCTGTCGCGCTCGCCGTTGTTCTCGTAAGTAGTGTCTTCCAGTACGCTTTCGAAGGAATTCTTATACTCATCGTACAGGCTGATACCGTAATTGTGCGTCAGTATGAGCTGATGCCTCCGGTTACGGTAAAGAGAGTAGCCCTTATACCCTTTCAGGGCAAAGCGGTTAATCAATGCACGTCCCCCGTTGTTGTTCCGGACCACCAGGTTTCCCTTCCCCTGACCGGCCCGCTCCTGTAAGCTCGGATTGAACCTGTATTCATTGAACCCATATCCGTCGAATCTGTTGATGCCATCATGGGTGGCAATCCACATAAATCCCTGATTATCTTCCAGGATATCATATACCGAGTTCTGGGATAAACCTTCATTTACGCCATAAGAATCGAAAATGTACGGCTTGTCCTGTGCGCTCAACACAGATACGGATAGGGTACATAGGAAAAAAAATAATAAGGTCCTCGTCATCTGCGCCCGCGATTGCAATGCTTTTAAAGTAATAGAGGTTATTAAATTACTGAGTCCACCATAACGCAGTGCTTGCAAATATATAAATCTAGCGCACACTTTCTAATGATTTTGTATTTTTCTTCCGGTAATCCATCCCATTAAAAACACAAAAAAACATGCCCGGAAAAACTTCCATAGCTACAGTCAAGGTTTCGCAGTACAAATCACTCATGCTGACCCTGTTTTTATCTGTATTTTTTTTACCTGCAAGGGCTCAGTCCGGGTACAGCATCCAACAGCACCCTACTCCTCCAATCAAAAGCATCAGGGGCATGAGCGTGCTCAATAACGGCGTTATCTGGCTTTCAGGTACGGATGGCAAAGTGGGCCGTAGTACCGACCACGGCGCTCACTGGGACTGGATCACGGTACCGGGGTATGATTCCTGCGACTGGCGTTCACTGGTGGCCTTCAACGATAAGCGGGCACTGCTGCTGAATGCAGGAGAACCGGCCCATCTGCTGCTGACCACAGATGGGGGCGCTACCTGGAAAGAAGTATATTCCAACTATACCAAAGGCGTTTTCTTTGATGGTATGGCTTTCAGGAACGCCAAAGAAGGCATCGCCATTGGCGATCCTATCAAGGGCAGGTTTACGGTCATCCGGACGAAAGATAGTGGTAATACCTGGCAGGCAGATCCTTTTGAAGCATTGCCTGTGGCAAAAGAAGGTGAAGCCATCTTCGCTGCCAGCGGCACCAGTGTACGCATTATACCCGGCGGACAAGCCTGTTTTGTAACAGGCGGCACCAATAGTCGTTTCATCAGCGGCTGGGAGCGCTGGACACCCGTAGAATGGAATTTCACACACGGTAGTCCGGGCACCGGCGCATTCTCTGTTGCATTTGCCGATAAGCAACATGGTATAGCTGTAGGAGGCGATTATACAAAGGATACCCTTACTACAAACAACTGTCTCATCACGAAAGATGGCGGCCGCAGCTGGCAGCCTGTTGCTACACCTCCCAGGGGTTATCGTTCCTGTGTGCAATACATCGGCTATCATACTTTCGTTACAACAGGCACATCCGGTACGGATATCTCTGAAGACGGCGGTCTCAACTGGCATAACATCAGTAAAGAAGGATATCATGTAGCCGGTATAGCGCCCGCGGGTAAACAGGTATGGCTCGCCGGCAGTAAGAAGCTGGGCAGCTTCGGCAGGTTCAAATTATAATATATCACATAAAAGGGGTGCTGCTAAAGCACCCCCGGAAAAAATAGGTTAAAGCAAAAAGTACATTATTGATTCTCAAGATAAGGTACACACGAATATGTTACATGGGTATTTTAGCGAATGTGTTAATTTTACCGGTAAACGATTAGTTAGCAGCATCCATCGTAAAACCATGTGATAACAATATTTTTATCTATTTTGGGTGCTGAATGAGAATGGGAATCAAGGTATTCAGGACAGTACTACAACTGTTACAACCGGCCTCATAAACCGGAACGTTGATTCGGGAAACTTAAAAGCCAATTATGCAAGTAACAACCTCATCGGGTAAGTATTCAGCCAAGCATTATCCGGATATAATTAAAGAGTGGAAAAAAGAAGGGAACTACTTCTATTTTTATACATCAGAAACCATTTTGGAAGTCAGGATCATTTCAGATAAGATCGTTCGCTTCCGCTACGCCGCCGACGGTAATTTTCAAAGAGACTTCTCCTATGCTGTCAGCGAGCGGCTCGAAGAATCTCCGGTGAACTTCGGACTGCGCGAGTACGAAGAAAATTTCGAAATATATACTGAAGCCTTACGTATTTATATCGCCAGAGATGATATGCGCCTTACCATCACCGATCCGGAAGGCTTCATCATCAACCAGGACGAACTGGGCTTTCACTGGCAGTATTATCTGCAGAAAGGCGGCAAGATCGTATACTGCAGCAAACAGATACAGGAAGATGAATATTTCTTCGGTATGGGCGATAAACCTACCGATCTGAACCTGCACGGCAAACGCCTGGAGAACTATGGTACAGATGCCTACGGTTTTCAGAAAGATACAGATCCTTTATACCGTAACATCCCTTTCTACTATGGTCTGCATCGTGGAAAAGCATACGGCATCTTCTTCGATAATACCTTCCGCACCATCTTCGATTTCGGTAAAGAAAGAGAGAATGTGACCAGCTTCTGGGCAAGAGGCGGTGAAATGAACTATTACTTCATTTACGGACCTGAATTGCTGAAAGTAGCTGAAGGGTATACCAGCATCACCGGTACTGCCGAATTGCCGCCTTTATGGGCCCTGGGCTATCAGCAATGCCGCTGGAGCTACTACCCCGACAAAAGGGTCAAAGAGATTGCAGCCGAATTCCGGAAACGCCAGATCCCCTGTGATGTGATCCACCTGGATATTGACTACATGGAAGGATTCCGCTGTTTCACCTGGAGCAAGGAGGGATTCCCTGATCCCGTAGGACTGATAAAAGAGCTCTCCGCGCAGGGCTTCAAAGTGGTGGTGATCATCGATCCCGGCATCAAGGTAGACCCCGACTATAACATCTATAAACAGGGCATACAAAACAACTATTTCTGTAAAAGACAGGATGGCGCGCTCATGGAAGGCGATGTGTGGCCTGGCAAATGCGTGTTCCCCGACTATACCAATCCCGAAGTACGTAAATGGTGGGCCGGCCTCTTCAAAGAACTGGTGGATGCAGGCGTGAGAGGTGTATGGAACGATATGAACGAACCGGCAGTGTTCGAAATGGGTACCTTCCCTGAAGATGTGCGCCACGACTATGACGGAGAAGCCGTAAGCCACCGTAAAGCGCACAATGTGTACGGACACCTGATGAGTAAAGCAACCGCGGCCGGTATGAGGAAATTCCTGATGCCCAACAGGCCCTTCGTGATATCCCGCTCCTGCTACGCAGGCGCACAACGGTGGACCTCCTTCTGGACCGGCGATAACGTATCCAGCTGGGATCACCTCTGGCTGGCTTCTATACAGTGCCAGCGCCTTGCCGTATCGGGGATCTCCTTTTCAGGAAGTGATATCGGTGGCTTTATAGGCGAGCCCGATGGAGAATTGTATGTACGCTGGATACAGTTAGCGGTGTTCCACCCGCTGATGCGCACACATTCGGCCAGTAACGAAACCGGCTTTAACCAGGAACCATGGAGCTTCGGACCTGAATTCGAAACAGTGGCCAGGAAATTCATCCAGCTGCGTTATCACCTGCTACCTTACCTCTACACTACTTTCTGGCAATACAGCCGCTGGGGCACCCCAATGATCCGCCCCCTGGCCTTCGTTGCCCAGCACGATAAACAAACCTACGATCGCTCACATGAATTTATGCTGGGAGATTCCCTGCTGATCAGCCATGTGTCTGAACCAGGTATGAAAGAAAAGGAAGTATACCTGCCGGAAGGACAATGGTACTATTACTGGAATGACCAGGTATATAATGGCGGACAGGTAATTAAGATAGCCACGCCGCTCGATGAGATGCCGCTTTTCGTGAAAGCAGGGGTTGTAATTCCGAACTATCCGAAGATCCAGCATGTAGAAGAACGCAACACAGAAGAGATGATCTTACAGGTATATTATTCTACGCAGGAAACAAGCAGTTTTCTTTACGAAGATGCAGGCGATCATTACGGCTACAAAAATGGTCAGTATAACGATATCAGATTCAAACAAACTTCAGAAAAACATCGCTTCGCACTCCGGAAAAAATATTTCGGTCAGTATAACGCTGCATACAGAAGACATAACATACATGTACATGGTTTGCCATTCAAAGCAAAGGAATATATTTTGGATGGAAAGGCTGTAAAGCTTACTGCTGCTAACTTTGTGGGGAATGTGGTAAATATTGTAGTGGACAGGAAATTCGAAAATCTAGTTATCAGATAATATATTGATCCGATCAGCTTTTGATTATAAATCCCAAATTCTTCAGAGAATTTGGGATTTGTAGTTTTAAACCCTACATAAAAAAAAGGGCACATTAGATTGAGATCTTAGTGCCTTTTCATAACCTATGCCAACTTTAGAGTTATCCAAAATTAACATGTTATAACTGATACACAAAGCATATCAACGTCGTAAAGCCAAAATGAACAAAATGAACGGACGAAAAATTACTGAACAGATGAGTTTTGTTAATGCCAGGTTACAAAATGATTCCCAAATAATTAATAATTCAATTTCTTAACATCTCATTCACTTTTTATATGCGTTAATTGATGTGTTTTGACCCATATCCCTCGTTTCATCAGTGTCGTACTCATGCTACAGTTTGTTAACACTACTCCACGATCCTGATCATTTTTGTGAGAATTTCAACCGGCCAAAGCTGTTATCCAATGGGTTATACTACGGAATTGGCATACGCGGCATAATAGTTGTGCCTACTCTCACGATTCGATTCTATTTCCTCCGTTAAATGGAACCCATTTTTTAACCTTTCAAAATTCATTCTTATGGCTGCAGAACAAAGCAATCAATTCACACAAGAGCAGGAAAAACTGGAAAGGGATCAAGAGCGTGAAACCAGGGAATCAGGAGCACATGCAGAGAACAAACAATCATCCGAAGAAAAGAGTACTACAAACCGCAAAGATAAACGTGGTTTCGCATCCATGGATGCAGCGATGCAACGCGCTATAGCCAGTAAAGGTGGACGCGCCGCTCATGCTCAGGGTGTTGCTCACGAATTTAACTCTGCTGAAGCCCGGGAGGCCGGACGTAAAGGTGGAGTAGCTGTCAGCAGAAACAGGCAGCACATGGCCGAAATCGGTAAAAAAGGTGGTGAAGCTGCTCACAACAAGAGGAAGAAGGACAATTCCAACTCATCGGTGTAAAAGCTACTCCACACCGAAATTTCTCTTTCCTTAAAAAGGAATACCTGGCATGCATGACATGTATACCAGGTGTTCCTTTTTTTTATATTTGTCAGATACTTTAATCGTTAAAACAAGCATCCTTGCAAAAACTAACTGCCAATACCCGACAGCTCTATCCCTTTCTCATTCCCTATCTCTTCCTGCTTATCCTGGTACTTGTCTTCAAAATATTATATTCAAAAGAGGATATCTATTACTTCATTAACGGGCTGCATTTCCCTGCAGGCGATGTTTTCTTTCCTTACATGACGGAAGCCGGCAGCACTGTTTCCGCTATTGTAGCCTGCCTGCTCCTGCTTTTCGTGAGTTACCGCAGCAGTGTACTGATGGCCTCCAGCCTCATACTCACTACACTGATCAATGTACCGCTGAAGAACCTGTTCTTTGCGCCAAGGCCCAGGCTCTATTTTGCGGCACATACACGCCCGATCTATTATGTGCCCGATGTGGAAGTACTGGCCAACAATTTCAGCTTTCCCTCAGGGCATACCGTATGCGCTTTTACGATGGCTGTCGTACTGACATATATTACTCCCCGGAAAACCTTCGGATATCTTTACCTGTTACTGGCCCTTCTTGTGGCCTATTCCCGCATGTATATGAGCCAGCACTTCCTGGAAGATGTTACCGCGGGCTCTGTCCTTGCTACTGTCGTTACCATCGTCTGGCTTTCCTGGTTCGGCAACAGGCCTTTTTTCAGTGATCCACGCTGGAACGGATCCCTGAGCAGAAAAAGGAATGCCGCTTAGGATATACCATAAAAATAAAAGCTCCCTGGCCATTGACCAGGGAGCCTGAAGATTTTTTACTGAGACCGTGTAACAGTTGCGCCATCTGGAACAGGGTTTCTACCCTGTCGTCACCCCGATTGTTGTCATCACCGCGGGTTGTATCATTATCACGGGTTGTCACCCCTGGCTACAAACACAGGGCCCTGGCGGAGCCGATTGCGTTTTGTTGATTTGGCGTATATCCGGGTTGTTACCACCACCGCGAGTTATATCATTCCCCCCGGGTTGTCACCCGGGGCTACAAACACGCTGCTCCTAACGGAGCCGGTTGCGTTTTGTTGGTTTGGCGTATATCCGGGTTGTTACCACCACCGCGGGTTATATCATTCCCCCCGGGTTGTCACCCGGGGCTACAAACACGCGGCTCCTGACGGAGCCGATTGCGTTTTGTTGATTTGGCGTATATCCGGGTTGTTACCACCACCGCGGGTTATATCATTCCCCCCGGGTTGTCACCCGGGGCTACAAACACGCTGCTCCTAACGGAGCCGGTTGCGTTTTGTTGGTTTGGCGTATATCGGGTTGGAATACTTATGACCTGCCTTTCTTTTTCTGATGCGGCAGCGATGCAGGTGGTGGCGGTAGTGCAGGTTTTGCAGTTGCAGGTTTTGCCGGCTCTTTGCCGAATTCTTCTTCTGTGATCGGTTCTCCCCTTCTGTAATATTCTTTTGTCATCTTCCCTTCCTCGTCATATATCTTCCACATCCCGTTACGCTGGGAACTACCATCGCGCTTTACTTCCTCAAACCGCTCTTCACCGGTGATGGGGTCTATGATCCTGTAATTGTCTATCTCACCGTCTATACCCATCGCTACAAAAGAACCTTCGGCGCTTACCAGGCCATTGGAATAAAAATAACGGCAATAACCATTCAGCTGTCCATGTTTGTAGGTTTCTTCGGCAATCAGCCCGCCGGACAATGCATACTTCTTCCATATGCCCTCCTTCAGGTTATCGACATAGGCCCCCTCCCAGGTATAGCCCGGCTCTCCACGCACTTCGGGCATCTCCTCCTGCCATTCGCCCTGTTTGCGTTGCTGCGCGTCCACTTTGTTGGGCTTTATCTGCGGCATCTGCGCAAAAGCGGCCAGCATCATGAACTGTAGAAATAAAAAAACACTCACTTTTCTCATAGGATTAATTTCCGCAAAAGTACTCATAAAAAAAAACCGGCACAACAAACGTTGCGCCGGTACTCAATGTCGTCTTTTTGCTTTAACCTGTTTTGTCCTATTTGCGTAACTTAATGTCGCCTACTTTCGTATTATCACCCCTCTTCACGACGATACCCGTGATGGTAGTGTCTTTGTAACCATTTGAAGCATTTACAAACAGGTTGTATGTACCTGCTTTCAGTCCCCTTACTTTATACTGCCCGTCTATCCAGGGTAATGCATAGGAAGTATCCTTGTCATTATACACAGTGATCACAGGGAAGGCATCCCGCGGTGTTACCCTGCCGGAAATGCTGCCAGTCTGTTTCAAAGTGAATACATGGAGCACAGGACGCAGAATGAACTGTCCCTGACGGGTCTGGATAATAGAACGGTCGATGTCAAAGTCGAGCCAGAGTCGGAAATTCTTATCAGAGAATTCCTCCCACTCGTCGTGACGCACCTGGATAACGATCTTTACCTGGCCGGAAGGTGATTTCAGCGGATAAGTAGTGCTGTCCTTCACCAGGTAGTTGTTGTCGCCCAGGGTGATCCTGATCTTTTTCACCTTGCCCTCAGGTACGATACCGTCGCCCAACACCGTATCGGCGCCATTGCGCAGGGATAATACATCGTACACGCCGGCACGGATGCCAAGAGAATCCCACACATCGCAGTGATCCTTGTCATCGTGGTGGTCTTCCCACCAGCCGCAACGCTCGTAGTCATTGTCCCAACGGTCGTTGTCGTCGTCCGCATCAGTAGTACAGGTATCTACCAGTACTTCTACCTTGCGGATGTCCAGGAATACGTTGTCAAAGTAACCCGGATCGTCAGCGAAATAAACACTTAATCTTTGTTGCCCTGCGCCAGGTGACATGGACGCGGAATTGTCCTTCTGGCAGGCATGGAAGGCGAAAGCCAGCAATACTAATGCGGCTAGTCCCCATCCGGTAGTTCGGAGATAGGTCTTCATAAAAAAGAATGGTTTTGGTTAATAATACGCCCGCGTCAGATGGATTGCTTCCCTGAGTAAAGGCAGTATTTTAGATGGCAAAAATAAACAAAAGTTTAACAGAGAAAGAAAAACTGTTATATGTTCATAAGCTCATCCATATCAACCACTTACATTCCTATTGTGTCACTCTTTTTAAAATAGTCGCGCCCAGCGGGGGTATGCGCAGGCGCAATACATGGCTTTTACCATTGAATGGCTCCTCAGCGGCACTAAGGATGCCGGTATTTACAACGCCACTGCCAAAGAAACGGCTGTCGTCACTGTTGAGGATCTCCCGCCATTTTCCGCCACCTTCCAGGCCCATAGCATAATGTTCCCGCGGTATCGGTGTCATGTTCAGGATGATCAGTATGTCTTCTTCCGGTTTGTAGCCCTTGCGCAGGTAAGACAGTACACTAATGTCATAATCAGACAGGTTGATCCACTCAAAACCATAATAGTCGAACTGCTTGATATACAGCGCCGGTTCTGATCTGTACAGGTGATTCAGTTCCTTCACAAACTCCTTCAATCCCTGGTGGGAGCTATGCACCAGCAAATGCCAGTCCAGCTCTGAACGGAAGTTCCACTCGCTCGTCTGCCCGAATTCATCTCCCATGAACAGCAATTTTGTTCCGGGATGTGTGAACATATAACTATACATCAGGCGCAGATTGGCAAACTTCTGCCAGTCATCTCCCGGCATCTTATACAGCATGGGCGATTTACCATGCACCACCTCATCATGGCTCAGGGGCAGCATGAAGTTTTCCGTAAACGCATAGGCAATACTGAAGGTCAGCTGGTCCTGGTGCCATTTACGATGATAGGGATCGCGTTTGAAATAAGCCAGCGTATCGTTCATCCAGCCCATCATCCATTTCATGCCAAAACCCAGCCCTCCCATATATACCGGTTTGGACACACCGTAGAAGGAAGTTGATTCTTCTGCAATGGTCTGTACATCCGGGAACAAACGATAGATCGTTTCATTCATATGCTTCAGGAAAGAGATCGCCTCCAGGTTCTCCTCTCCCCCATGTATATTCGGTTCCCAGGCGCCCGTGTCGCGTGAATAGTTCAGGTGGATCATAGAGGCCACCGCATCTACCCGCAAACCATCCACATGGAATTTGTCCAGCCAGAATACCGCATTGCTCAACAGGAACGAGCGCACTTCATTACGTGCATAATTGAAAATATAGCTGTTCCAGTCGGGGTGATATCCCTTACGCATATCCGCATACTCGTACACATGCGAGCCGTCAAACCTGTACAGGCCATGTGCATCGTAGGGGAAATGTGAAGGCACCCAATCGAGGATCACGCCGATGCCTGCATGGTGGAAGGCATCCACAAAGGCCATAAAATCCTGTGGAGAACCATATCTCGACGTCGGCGCATAATACCCCGTGCCCTGGTAGCCCCAGGAGCCGTCAAAGGGATGCTCCATCACCGGCATCAGTTCCACATGGGTAAAACCCATTTCCTTTACATAGGGCACCAGCTTTTCAGCGATCTCGCCGTACGTATAGAATACTTCATGATTATGCCTGTCCGGCCGGCGCCAGGAGCCCAGATGTACTTCATATACACTGAAAGGGCTTTCCAGGCTATTGTGCGCTTTCCGGCTTTCCATCCAGCGTTTGTCCTTCCACTTATAATCCAGGTGCCAGGTAACGGAAGCCGTTCTCGGACGTACCTCCCAATAGTTGGCATAAGGATCTCCCTTACGGAGCTCCTCTCCTGAATTGGAACGGATAAAATATTTATAGAGGGTTCCTTTCTTTACGTTTGGCACAAATCCCTCCCATATACCGGACTTGTCCCATCTGGGGTACAAAGTGTGACTATAATGGTCCCAATCGTTGAAGTCGCCAATAAGGGATATAAAGGCTGCATTGGGTGCCCATACTGCGAAATAAGTGCCTTTCACCCCTTCATATTCTACTGCATGCGCACCGAATTTCTCATATAAATGGGCATGCTTTCCTTCCTGGAAAAGCTCTACATCCCTGGCGGAGAACAAGGAAAACGGTACTACTGCCTGTAGTTTCGGCTTTTTTTCTGTTGTCATAATTAGGGTGCGCTAAGGGTAACAATATAACGTAAATTTTTACATTTTGTCCCGCATGCTATGGTGAGAACGCAAGTTTCAGACCATTTAAACTACGGTGACATGAAAAGAAAAAGTCCACAGACGCTAGCCAGACATTCGAATGACTATCATCTGTGGACTGAATATTATGCCTGCCGGCCAGGATCTGCTTCCTGCAGCCGCTCAGCTATTAATATCTCTTTTTAAAACCGCCGCTACGGCCAGCTCCGCTTCCGGCGCTGCTGCCTTCCCAACGTCTGCCGCTGCTACCGCCTTCACGTGGAGGACGGCTGCCACCGGAACGACGTTTATCGCCATCCTGCGACATTTCTATACGCACGCTGCGGCCATTGTATTCTGCCTTCTTGAAGGTCTGCTGGAATTTCTCTACCACGTCGTTCTCAACTTCGAAGAAGGAGTAAACACCCTTCAGGTCAATACGGCCGATCTTGTTACCGCGTACGCCACTGGTATCGCAGAGGTAGCGTAACATGTCGCCACGGGTAAAGTCGTCTACAGAACCCAGGTTGATGAACAGGCGGGTAAATTTACCGTTGTTGCTTCTGCGGTCGGTACCACCATCCAATGACCTTCTTTCTTCCTTCACGTTCAGGTCCGGTGCATCCTGGTAGTATTCCAGGAACTGGTTGAACTCCAGGGAAGCAAAACGTTTGATGATCTCTTCCTTGCTCATGGCCGCAAACTCTTCGAATATGCGTTCCAGGTAAGGTTCTATCTGTTCTTCGTTCACTACAACGTTGTGTACCTTATGTACAAGTCCGAAGAGTTGTTTTTCACATACTGCGAAACCATCCGGTACTTCTACTTTGGTAAATTTCTTACCGATCACTCTTTCGATCTGGCGGATCTTTCCGATATCGCGACCGCTGATGATAGCGATAGATACACCGGATTTACCAGCACGCGCCGTACGGCCGGAACGGTGAGTGTAGTTCTCCACGTCATCAGGCAGTTCGTAGTTGATCACGTGTGTTACGTTGTCAACGTCGATACCACGGGCAGCAACATCCGTAGCTACCAGTACCTGCAGTGATTTCTCACGGAAGCGTTTCATTACCTTGTCACGCTGTTGCTGTGTAAGGTCGCCATGCAGTGCATCGGCATTATAACCGTCACGGATAAGTGATTCTGCAATTTCCTGTGATTCGATCTTGGTACGGGTAAAGATGATACCGAAGATCTCAGGGTTGAAATCCACGATACGTTTCAGCGCCGCGTATTTTTCGCGTGGCCGTACTACGTAATATTCGTGCTCGATATTGACGTTACCACTGTTCTTGTTACCTACAGTCAGCTCAAAAGGATCCGTCATGTATTTCTGTGCAATACGGCGAACCTCCTGCGGCATGGTAGCGGAGAACAACCAGGTGGTCTTCTCATCAGGTGTATTGGATAATATATTGTTGATGTCTTCCTGGAAACCCATGTTCAGCATTTCATCTGCTTCGTCCAGTACAACATAACGTACGTTGGTAAAGTTTACCGCCTTTCTCTCGATGATATCGAGCAGACGGCCGGGAGTTGCCACTACGATGTGCACGCCTCTTTTCAGATCGCGCAGCTGCTGCACGATGCTGGAACCACCATACACGGCTACGATGCTCACATCACCCAGGTGCTTGCTGAAGTTCTTCAGGTCATTGGTGATCTGTAAACATAATTCACGTGTCGGACACAAGATCAATCCCTGTGGATGACGTTGTTTAATATCTATCTGCTGTAGCAGCGGCAGGCCAAATGCTGCCGTCTTACCTGTGCCCGTCTGGGCCAAACCTACAAAGTCCCTGTCGCCCCCTAATAACACAGGAATAGCTTTTTCCTGTATTGGCGTAGGTGCAATAAATCCCAGGTCCTGGATTCCTTTTAAAATCGGCTCTTGTAAGCCTAATGTTTCAAATGTAGTCATTGATTTGCTTTGATCAGGCTCCGTCGGGAGCCTTGGTATACTAACTCAGCTCTTCCTGAACTGATTAATTTTATAAAGTTTTATATGGTCCGGTCAACACAATGGACATCACTGGCTTATTATACCAGTTCACCTTCCAGGTCATAATCATATGCCCTGGTGATCCTTACATTGACAAAATCGCCGGGTTTCAGACGTTTGCTGGTATTAATGATCACTTCATTATCCACTTCAACAGAGTCGAACTCTGTACGTGCCAGGTAACGGCCTGATTCTTTTTTGTCTACGATCACACGGAAAACCTTGCCAACTTTTTCCTGGTTCTTCTCAAGGGAAATTTCCTGCTGTACTTCCATGATCTCCTGCGCCCTGCGTTCCTTTTCCTCTGCAGGGATATTGTCTTCCAGCTCGTAGGCGCTGGTGCCCTCTTCATGACTGTATGTAAATACGCCCACCCTGTCAAAGCGCATCTTTTCGAGGAAGGCCTTCAGTTCTTCCACGTCTTCCAGCGTCTCTCCGGGATAACCGGTGATCAGCGTGGTACGCAGACAGATGCCAGGTACTTTTTCGCGGATAGCAGTAACAAGTTCCTCCATTTCCACGCGGGTGATCTGGCGCTTCATGGATTTCAGCATATTATCAGCCGCATGTTGCAACGGCATGTCAATATAGTTACAAATATTGGGGAATTCATTCATTACGTCCAGCACTTCCATCGGAAATTTGTGCGGGTAAGCATAATGCAGGCGTATCCACTCCAGCCCCTTTACATTTGCCAGCGCCCTTAAAAGGTCTGCCAGCCGGCGTTGTTTGTACAGGTCCAGGCCATAATAGGTCAGTTCCTGCGCAATCAGCATGATCTCTTTCACACCTGAATTCACCAGTTTCTCCGCTTCAGCCACCAGTTGCTCAA from Chitinophaga filiformis carries:
- a CDS encoding glycoside hydrolase family 31 protein, with translation MQVTTSSGKYSAKHYPDIIKEWKKEGNYFYFYTSETILEVRIISDKIVRFRYAADGNFQRDFSYAVSERLEESPVNFGLREYEENFEIYTEALRIYIARDDMRLTITDPEGFIINQDELGFHWQYYLQKGGKIVYCSKQIQEDEYFFGMGDKPTDLNLHGKRLENYGTDAYGFQKDTDPLYRNIPFYYGLHRGKAYGIFFDNTFRTIFDFGKERENVTSFWARGGEMNYYFIYGPELLKVAEGYTSITGTAELPPLWALGYQQCRWSYYPDKRVKEIAAEFRKRQIPCDVIHLDIDYMEGFRCFTWSKEGFPDPVGLIKELSAQGFKVVVIIDPGIKVDPDYNIYKQGIQNNYFCKRQDGALMEGDVWPGKCVFPDYTNPEVRKWWAGLFKELVDAGVRGVWNDMNEPAVFEMGTFPEDVRHDYDGEAVSHRKAHNVYGHLMSKATAAGMRKFLMPNRPFVISRSCYAGAQRWTSFWTGDNVSSWDHLWLASIQCQRLAVSGISFSGSDIGGFIGEPDGELYVRWIQLAVFHPLMRTHSASNETGFNQEPWSFGPEFETVARKFIQLRYHLLPYLYTTFWQYSRWGTPMIRPLAFVAQHDKQTYDRSHEFMLGDSLLISHVSEPGMKEKEVYLPEGQWYYYWNDQVYNGGQVIKIATPLDEMPLFVKAGVVIPNYPKIQHVEERNTEEMILQVYYSTQETSSFLYEDAGDHYGYKNGQYNDIRFKQTSEKHRFALRKKYFGQYNAAYRRHNIHVHGLPFKAKEYILDGKAVKLTAANFVGNVVNIVVDRKFENLVIR
- a CDS encoding toxin-antitoxin system YwqK family antitoxin; protein product: MRKVSVFLFLQFMMLAAFAQMPQIKPNKVDAQQRKQGEWQEEMPEVRGEPGYTWEGAYVDNLKEGIWKKYALSGGLIAEETYKHGQLNGYCRYFYSNGLVSAEGSFVAMGIDGEIDNYRIIDPITGEERFEEVKRDGSSQRNGMWKIYDEEGKMTKEYYRRGEPITEEEFGKEPAKPATAKPALPPPPASLPHQKKKGRS
- a CDS encoding DUF4382 domain-containing protein, which encodes MKTYLRTTGWGLAALVLLAFAFHACQKDNSASMSPGAGQQRLSVYFADDPGYFDNVFLDIRKVEVLVDTCTTDADDDNDRWDNDYERCGWWEDHHDDKDHCDVWDSLGIRAGVYDVLSLRNGADTVLGDGIVPEGKVKKIRITLGDNNYLVKDSTTYPLKSPSGQVKIVIQVRHDEWEEFSDKNFRLWLDFDIDRSIIQTRQGQFILRPVLHVFTLKQTGSISGRVTPRDAFPVITVYNDKDTSYALPWIDGQYKVRGLKAGTYNLFVNASNGYKDTTITGIVVKRGDNTKVGDIKLRK
- a CDS encoding phosphatase PAP2 family protein — encoded protein: MQKLTANTRQLYPFLIPYLFLLILVLVFKILYSKEDIYYFINGLHFPAGDVFFPYMTEAGSTVSAIVACLLLLFVSYRSSVLMASSLILTTLINVPLKNLFFAPRPRLYFAAHTRPIYYVPDVEVLANNFSFPSGHTVCAFTMAVVLTYITPRKTFGYLYLLLALLVAYSRMYMSQHFLEDVTAGSVLATVVTIVWLSWFGNRPFFSDPRWNGSLSRKRNAA
- a CDS encoding KGG domain-containing protein; amino-acid sequence: MAAEQSNQFTQEQEKLERDQERETRESGAHAENKQSSEEKSTTNRKDKRGFASMDAAMQRAIASKGGRAAHAQGVAHEFNSAEAREAGRKGGVAVSRNRQHMAEIGKKGGEAAHNKRKKDNSNSSV
- a CDS encoding oxidoreductase, yielding MSVLNNGVIWLSGTDGKVGRSTDHGAHWDWITVPGYDSCDWRSLVAFNDKRALLLNAGEPAHLLLTTDGGATWKEVYSNYTKGVFFDGMAFRNAKEGIAIGDPIKGRFTVIRTKDSGNTWQADPFEALPVAKEGEAIFAASGTSVRIIPGGQACFVTGGTNSRFISGWERWTPVEWNFTHGSPGTGAFSVAFADKQHGIAVGGDYTKDTLTTNNCLITKDGGRSWQPVATPPRGYRSCVQYIGYHTFVTTGTSGTDISEDGGLNWHNISKEGYHVAGIAPAGKQVWLAGSKKLGSFGRFKL